Genomic segment of Leuconostoc mesenteroides subsp. mesenteroides:
AATGTTTTTAGCTACTGCATAACCAAATTCCCAAGCAGTTCCCGGATCTACTTCCTGCCCAACATAATCAATAACCGCTACCATGACATCAGCTTGTTTAATTGCCTCAACATCACCATTAAAGGTTGCTACACGCCACTCTGGACCAAACATTTCAAATTCTTCATGTTGGTGTTTACGTGGTGAAAAAATTGAGCTTAATGTTTTATTGGCGGCTAAAGCTTTTTCAACACGCTCAACACGATCGATTTGCTCTTTATCGAAGAATGGACTCGCAAGGTAAACATTTTTTGACATTTTAAACTCCAATATTATTTAATGCTATTAGTATAACACACCTTTTGGTAAGATTAATCGGCCTAAAGGTATAAAATTTCTAAATGAATAACGTTTCGCAAAATGATTGATTAGTAGTTCCTTGATACTTGAAACAGACAATTATTTTAGATATAATGATATTGCAAGCGCTTAGCTATAATGGTGATACCGTGCCGGGACACGCTTCATCAGTTAAGCGCTTTTTCTTTTTCAAAATAAGGGGGCTAAGAGAATGATATTTTTATTCATCATTTTGTTTTTGTTAAGTATATTGTTTGTCAGTTTTACGATACAAAATAAGCAGCGGTATGGGACATTGCTGGTACCACTTATATTCTCTATATTATGTATTAGTGGTACAATTTTTTCTGGTTTTCAATTACCAGCAGTAATACAAAAGATACAAAAGAATAATATTGCCCAGGCAAATTCAAAAAATCCAATCAAGGCACAACAAGCTCATTCACAATCAAATTTGGAAAATGGCAATACGACTGTAATATCCGATGCTACAATGAAACAACAGCAGGAACAACTCAAATTAAAAGAGCAAGAGCTCACTCAGAAACTGGACACAGCTTATAGCAAAATTGGCGACGTCACTTTTAATACTGATACCAAAACTTTCCAGCTCAAACTCTACACTGATTCAGATTTATCAAAGTCGGTTGGTCAAATAGAGACAGACCCAAGTCTAGCAGAAGAAGCACACTGGTCGAATTTCACTGATTCACTTTTAGAAACGTCAAAAAACATCAAAAAATCCTTTCAAACAGGATACACTTTTGAACTAATGGGTGTTAATGATAGTAATAAGGTGTTGTTTGCGGCAAAAGATGGTACTGAAATCAGTTCTATCGCAAAATGAAGAGATGCACAGGCATCTCTTCATTTTTTATTTATATTGTCTTCCACCATTTTTCCAACCTAAAAATTGAAAACGATCTGAATCGGTATAGTCAGATACAACGTTCTCATGTGAATCAAGAAGTTGTGAATTAAATATTTGTTCGTATTGATCCACAGATACTTTTTTCCGATCAGCTAATTCATCTTTAGTGTCTTTTGCTGGGACATATTTAAAGAAATTTTCTTGTAATGTCATAGAATAAAGTTCGGCCTCAGCGCCTGAACCATAACTAAATATGGCTAACTGCTCTCCTGCAACTAAATCTTGTGCGTAACTTAATAATGATAACAAGCTTAAATATACAGAGCCAGTGTACAAATTCCCTACTTCTCGACTAAACTTTTGACTTGCATTTAGGTTGTTTAATAAACGTTTTTGCGTTATTTCATCTGCCTCATCTATAATTTGATCAAAAGCTTTTTTACCCATTTTGGTATATGGTAGATGGAAAGCAAAACCTGCAAAATCAGTGATTTTCCTACCAGATTGCTCCTTATATCGCTGCCATAGTATCAAAAACATTTCCTTATAGACATCTGTTGATAGATGGCCATCCACTATGGCTTCCGTTCTATCAATAGGTCGCCAAAAATCTGCGACATCTCGGCTCATATAAACTGAATCAGAATTAATAGCTGCAATGTGTGGGCTTTCTGAAATAATCATGGCAACAGCTCCACCCCCTTGGGTCACTTCACCAGGTGTATTTAATCCGTATCTAGCAATGTCTGATGCGATAACTAAAACTCGTTTACCGGAATGATTTGCAACGTAATCTCGGGCCTGCATTAGTCCTAATGTTCCCGCATAGCAAGCTTGTTTAATCTCGATTGTTCGCGAAAATTCAGATAGATTAAGTAATTTTTGAACATATAACGCACTTGATTTCGAGTTATCGATGCCAGATTCAGTAGCAAAAATAATTAAATCAATCTGCTGACGATCATCATCATCAATAATTTTTACAGCTGCATTGGCACCCATTGTAACAACATCTTCATAATTCGGTATCACCGATTGTTTATCTTGACCTATGCCAATAGTATACTTATTTGGATCTACACCACGGTGTCGAGCTAATTCTACCAAATCTAATACATATTCAGTCGTGTAAAATGATAATTTATCAATTCCAATTGACATTCTATTGATCTCCTGTTTCGTTGTAGCAAATATCAAAAAAGAATTAATAAGTCGACACTTAAAATTCATAACATGCTACAAATTATGATTTTGCGTCAGCTCATTAATTCAATTGATTAGTAAAGTTCATTTACTTTGTCCTGAATGCTATCATTATTAATAAATTCATCATACGTCGTATCAACGCGATCAACAACTCCCTTTGGGGATACTTCAACAATATGATTTGCTGTAGTTGCTAAGAATTCATGATCGTGTGATGTCATAATAATTGAACCCTTGAATGCAATTACCGCATCATTTAGGGATTGAATAGATTCCAAATCCAAATGATTGGTTGGGTCATCCATCAATAGCACATTAGCCTTGAGCAACATCATCTTCGCCAAAACAATACGGACTTTCTCGCCTCCTGATAATACATTAATCTGTTTTAAGGAATCATCACCACGGAACAGCATTTGTCCAAGCATACCACGTAAACTTGTGTTATCTTTCTCATCTTCTTCGGCAAAATCGCGCAACCAATCCAAGATAGTTACATCTTGGTTATCGAAGTTATCATTCAAATCTTTAGCAATATATGACTGTGATGTTGTAACACCCCAAGAAACGGTACCTTCATCCGGTGCCATCGTACCTGCTATGATTTGCATCAATGTAGTTGTTGCTAAATCTGAACGTGATAAAATAGCAATTTTATCGTTTGGTCGACCAATAAAAGAAATATTATCTAATACTTTTTCGCCGTCAATTGTTTTTGAAACATTTTCAACGCGAACCATATCATTCCCAAGTTCACGATTCATGGGGAAATTAATAAATGGGTATTTTCTTGATGAAGGTTTGATATCATCTAAAGTAATTTTATCTAATTGCTTTTTTCGTGCTGTAGCCTGTTTTGACTTTGAAGCATTGGCTGAAAATCGAGCTACGAAATCTTGCAATTGTTTAATTTGTTCTTCCTTCTTAGCATTTTGTTGAGAAGCTAAACGTTGAGCTAATTCAGATGATTCACGCCAAAAATCATAGTTTCCAACAAAGGGTGTTATTTTTCCAAAATCAACATCCAAAATATTAGTTGAAACGGCATTCAAAAAATGACGATCATGAGAAACAACAATCACTAAGTTCGGAAAATCAGCAAGAAAGTCTTCTAACCAGTTAATTGTTTGTACATCTAACCCGTTAGTTGGCTCGTCTAAAATCAAAATGTCTGGATTACCGAACAATGCCTGTGCAAGCAGAACTTTCACCTTATCATTTTCAGTTAGCTCACTCATTAAGGTATCGTAAAAATTATCATTAATACCAAGTTTGCTCAACAATTGACCCGCCTCAACTTCAGCATTCCAACCATCTAGTTCTTCAAATTCTGCACCTAAATCAGCAACACGCACACCGTCTTCATCATTAAAGTCTGGCTTAGCATAGATAGCATTCATCTCAGTTTTAACTTCGTACAATCGCTTATGACCTTGAATCACTGTATCTAAAACCGTAAATTGATCAAACGCAAAGTGATCTTGTTGCAAGGATGACATTCTCTCGTTGTCACCGATTGAAATGGTTCCTTCAGTTGGTTGTAGCTCTCCTTGCAATAACTTCAAAAAAGTAGACTTACCAGCACCATTAGCACCAATAATACCATAAGTATTACCGGGTGTTAATTTCAAGTTAACATCTTGATAAATCTTAGGGCCTGAGAAACTAAAACCCATATCTGAAACTGTAATCAATGTAAAATCCTCCAATTAAGTAATGTAAAATGATCTCCTCAGTATTTATTAATATATGTATACTTTGAATAACAATCATTAAACACAAATGTAAAATATCCTATACCAGTGTAACAGAAAAAGTGCGAAATATCGCACTTTTTCTAGTTATTACTAATACTATTTATACTTCTCAGTTACCATCAACTGAAACTTGTCCGCTATTCTTTGTCTCACTTTTTAAATCATGAAATCCATTTTCAACTGGAATTTGATTTTCATCTGGATCATCGCGTGTATCTCCGAAAAAGGTAAATAAACTCAGTACGATATACATTAGTCCAAAATAAAATCCATACTGATGAGATACCAAATGAAGTGATGCTGTTGAAATTCCTGAGAATACTGCAGGCAAAGCAAGTAAAATGAGAGGCGACAGTCCACGCTTACGCACACTATACCCAAGATATAAAGTATAAAGACCATTAATGACCAGATAAAACCAGATAACCTTGTGTAACCCACTCATGCTAAGTAACTTACCGATAAATGGTAGTAGCAAACCAAGTAAAAACGCAGCAAGCCACTGATACCCGTAGTATTTTTTGAATATCTTCAGCATTATTTCACCACCTATAGTTATCTCATTTATTTATTATATTATAACGAATTAATTTAGTTCACGCAATACGCTAACCGCCGACATTACATAGAGTGGCGCGGTTTCAGCTCTCAATATTCGAGGACCCAATCCAGCTAACTTAAAATTCCGCATTCTCAATTCCGTAATTTCATTGTCTGTTAGACCGCCTTCAGGGCCGAATACACAAGCAATTTTTTCTCCAGCGGGAACAGCAGAAATAGCCGCCACCAGCGCTGCGCTTTCTCCATCACGAGCTGATTCTTCCCAAGCAACAAGTCCGGTGTTTTTTGGCATTTTGATAGTATCTTGCCACGTAGCAAAAATAATTTCTGGAATAACCAACCGATGTGCCTGCTCTGCTGCAGCTTGCGCTATTTTATTAAATCTTTTAACTTTCTTTTCTTGTTGCTTTTGCCAATCAGCAACTGTACGCTGCATCGAAGTAAAAACGATTGTTTTGACACCGAGCTCTGTTGCTTTTTGGATAAACCAATCAGAACGATCATTCTTTAGAGGAGACACAATGAGTGTTACGTCAATCGGTAACTCAACATTTGAGTAATATCGATCAATCACTTGAATATCGATTACCTCGGAATCAATTAAAATAACTTCTCCAAGGCAAATTTCCAAGTTATTACTAACAAATTCAGCTTTGGAACCCACTCGAGCTCGTAAAACTTTACCAAAGTGCTTAAAAATATCATTATTAGCTGTCAAGCGAATCGTATCGCTAATTGGTTCATTTAGAAAATAGCGTTGCATTATTTAGAATCCTTTTTTGCAATGAATGCATGCCAATCACCCATTGTTGTATGTTGAAAAATTTTATATCCTACTTGCTGTAACTGTTGTTCAATTAATCCTGAAATGTCATCATAGATTCCTGAAACCAAGAAGTAGCCACCTTGATTAAGTTTTGACCACGTCTGTGGAATAAGGCGTTCGATAACGTCAGCCAGAATATTAGCAACAATCAAGTCTACAGGTTTATCAATAGTAATTGACTCCAGTAAATCACTAGCTATCACTGTAACATCATTGGCCACTGGGTTTAATGCTAAATTTTCTTTAGCAACGTTCACTGCCATCTCATCAATATCTGTTGCTAAAATGTCTGCTACACCTAATTGTTTTGCAGCGACAGATAGTACTCCTGAACCCGTACCGACGTCTATCATACTTTCTCCACCCCGAACGACAGTTTCTAGCGCTTGAATCATTAATCTTGTTGTCTCGTGAACACCAGTTCCAAAAGCTAGCTTAGGATCCATAATAATTGGATATTCATTCTTTTGGGCTGCAACAAAGTTTTCCCATGAGGGTACAACAGTAATGTGTCTTGTTATGCGAGTCGCGTGGTAATATTGTTTCCAATTGTTTTCCCAATCTGATTGGGAGACACCATTTAATGTAACAGTTGCAGGCGATGCATCAACCCCAAGCGTCATTAAATTTTTTAACTTTTCTTTTATCTGACTAACAATGCGAGGTAAAGATGCGTCATCTTCAAAGTAAGCTGTCACTGTCACTGGTGAAATATCATCAATAATTTGCACGCCTTCTGCACCGCTTGACATCAATATATCAGCAACTAGCTCAATGCCATAATTGTTCGTCGCAACAGTGATTGCTTGCCATTTATTATTCATCATACTTCACCACCACTTTGCCAATCATTCGTCCAGCTTCCACTTCTTTAGTAGCAGCACGGATATTTTCTACGGATAGTCCGTGATATGTTTTGGAAAGTGTCGTCTTGATTTTATTCTCATCAAGCAAATGTGCTACCAGATTCAATGCGTCCCCTTGAGACTGCATGTTAACACCATAGTTCCCCTTAGCAAACATGAAGACCCAGCTAAACTGTGCACCAATGTTTTTCAAAGGTCCCATATCAATTGGATTTGTCGTTTCAACAATTGATGCAATTCGTCCAAATGGCTTAATAACGTATGTTGCAAGTGGCCAGTAATAATCTGTATCTTGCAAAATTGCAATATTATCAACTTTCTCGTGCTGAATCTTTCTCAATTGCTCGTTCAAATCTTGATGATAATCTAGGATATAATCAGCACCAAGCGACTTAACCCAAGTAACAGATTCTGTGCGAGATGCTGTAGTAATGACTGTCATCCCGATATACTTTGCTAATTGAATTAATACAGATCCCACACCGCCAGCCCCATTCACAATTAAAATCGTGTGCCCTAAAGCACTATTTTCCTCAAAGTCGTAGCACAAGGCATCATGTAAGATTTCGTAAGCTGTAATTGATGTTAATGGCATAGCCGCAATTTCTTCATCATTTAATGAAGCGGGGGCGTGACCGACTAATGCTTCATGAACAACTTGAAGTTCTGCGTTGGAGCCCGCCTTCAATTGTGATCCAGCATAGTAAACTTTGTCACCAGCACTAAAATGTTGAACATCTTGGCCAACGTCTACAACTACACCAACTGCATCAAAACCTACGATACGAAAAACACCATCATGATCATAATTGGCTCTCATTTTTGTATCCACTGGATTAACAGAACTAGCCAAAACTTTAACTAATAATTCATCTTTATCTGGTTGTGGACGAGGGATAAACTTTTCCACAAAAGCTTCTGGTTGATCAATTAACAACGATTTTTCAAATCCAATGGCTCGTATTTTATGACTTTGACCAAATGGCCAAATATTTTTTATTTTATCTAATAAATTCATTCTGATAACCCACTATTTAAAATATTATTCAGCGTTTGTTTCGATACTTGGTAAATTGGTTTAAAATTCTCATGAGTATACAACATTGTTATTGTCATATTCCTCGTCGCTGACGTTGGCATGTCATCTTTCAAAACACTCTGCCAGTGTTCAGCAATCATAGCATACTCAACTAAGCGCAACTGCTCTGAGGATAATTTGCTTGCCTCATTAGATTTTTTTTGTAATTCTTTTTCAACATAACTTTGAACTTTTTTCTGACCGGCAGGTAAATCGATAGGTGTTACTTGATATTGAATCTTCGCATTATGGTATTGATCATACTTTATTTTTGTGATTTTATAGCTACGATCACGTTGTAAGGTCTTTACATATTGTTGCGATAAATCATTTATGACTTGTTTCTTTTGATAATGATGACCATCAAAAGTAACTGAATTTGCTACTTTAGCGCTGCTCTTAAATGCTTTACCAATACTAGTCGCAATTTCTGCTTGCCACGCTTTATTTGTTAAATGTACAACTTGTTTGGTACGTTTGTCATCAGAATGACCTGTCAGGCCAAATTGTAACGCAACTGCTGCATCTTTTTGAAGGGTTTTCACGCGTGTTTCTTGGGAAATACCATCAAAATTAAAGACAACTCTGGCAACTGTCATACTAACCACTAATAGCATAAATATTACTGAACAGACTGTTAGTATTATAGCTTTACGATGTGTTGGCTTTGACTGTTGAGATAAATTTCGTGCTAATCTAGAGCGCTTTGTGTTAGTTTCCTCGGGCATATTGGGCATCGTCCTCCGTTTTAAGCACCGCCATGAAAGCTTCTTGCGGTACTTCGACTGAACCAACCGACTTCATACGTGCCTTACCCCTTTTCTGCTTGTCGAGTAACTTTGCACGACGATCTGGATCACCTGTATGAATTTTAGCCGTAACATCTTTGCGGTAAGCCTTAATGTTTGTACGAGCTAGTATTTTAGCACCAATAGCTGCTTGAACTGGGATTTCAAAGTTTTGACGTGGAATAATCTCTTTCAGTTTAGAAGTAATAATCCGTCCTCGTTCTACAGCAAAGTCACGATGAACAATGAAACTCAAGGCATCAACTTTCTCGCTATTTAACAGAATATCTATTTTGACCAAGTCGGACTGTCTGTAGGACGATAACTCGTAATCAAGTGAAGCGTAACCGCGCGTACTAGATTTTAGTTTATCAAAGAAATTGAAAATAATTTCTGACAACGGTATATAATACTTGACATTAACTCGTGTATCATCCAAATATTCCATTGTGTCAAATTCACCACGTTTACGTTGCGCAAGTTCCATAACAGCACCAACGTAATCATTAGGCACCATAATTTGGGCATGAACATAAGGCTCTTCAATGGATTTCACTTTAGGTGTATCTGGCATTTCTGATGGATTTTCAATTTCTATAATTTCTTCATCATTAGTTATCACGCGATAAGTAACAGAAGGAGCAGTCGTCACCAGGTCTAAATCAAATTCGCGTTCTAGTCGCTCTTGAATGACATCCATGTGGAGCAAACCTAAGAAGCCAACGCGATACCCAAATCCCAATGCTTGCGAGGTTTCTGGTTCAAAGGTTAACGCAGCATCATTGAGTTGTAGTTTTTCCAAAGCTTCTCGTAAATCCGTGTACTTAGCATTGTCTGAAGGATATAGACCAGAATAAACCATAGGGGTCATTGGATGATATCCAGACAATGGTTCACTGGCAGGATTATTTACTAGGGTGATAGTATCCCCAGAATGTGTCGTATGAATGTCCTTAATAGCTGCTGTTAAGTAACCAACATCCCCTGCCATCAAGTAATCGCGTTTCTGGGCATTTGGAGACATTACACCGACTTCGGTAACCTCGTATTCGGCGCCTGTATTCATCATACGAACCTTGTCACCAGGTTTTACAATGCCTTCTCGTACACGCATATTAACAACAACACCACGATAAGCATCGTAAGCTGAATCAAAAATCAAGGCACGTAGTGGTGCATCAATATCACCGTGTGGTGCAGGTAAATCAGTCACAATTTTCTCAAGTAGTTCTGGAATACCGATACCTTGTTTAGCTGACGCTAACACTGCCTCTGAAGCATCAATACCAATTACATCCTCAATTTCCGTACGAACCTTTTCAGCATCCGCCGCTGGTAAATCAATTTTGTTAATGACAGGTAAAATTTCCAAGTCATTATCTAGGGCCAAATAAACGTTAGCTAACGTTTGGGCTTCAACGCCTTGAGAAGCATCAACAACAAGTATAGCTCCTTCAGCAGCGGCCAACGCCCGTGACACTTCATAGGAGAAGTCAACGTGCCCTGGTGTATCAATCAGATGGAAAATATAGGTTTCACCATCTTTAGCGTCGTAATGAACTTCGACGGCATTCAGTTTAATCGTAATTCCACGTTCGCGTTCTAAATCCATTGTATCTAGTAACTGATTCTGCATGTCGCGTTCAGCGACAGTATGTGTCTGTTCTAGGATACGATCAGCAATAGTTGATTTCCCGTGGTCAATGTGTGCAACAATTGAAAAATTACGTATATGTTTTTGTCGTTCTTTAAGTTCATTCAAATTTAATTCTGTCATAATTTGGCATTTTTTCTTTCAGTTTTCTATCTACTTAATTCTACCATAAAGCCTTGCCTTACTTTTCGAAAAAGACGCCGTTATGATAACAAAATAAAAAAGCTAGGCTATTGCCAGCTTTTAACTTTTATGAAAATTTAACGACGTGCGGTCCTTTTTCTTTCAACCCTGCAGACAGTATCTTCATCACAGTAATCATCGATTCATCGGAAACCAGTTTTGGTGTTCCTTTGACCAATGTGTTATAAACAGAATCATAGACTCTACCATAATCACCCTGAATAGTAGGTATATATTTATCAATGCGATCACCACTCTGGTTGTAATATACTAAGTGTCCGTAGTTTTGTGGTGTATCAACGCCAAATCGTGCGTCTCCAGGCATAACACCAGTTTTAAGATCGTTTTCCTGTTCATCAACTTCATACTTGATAAATGTACCTTGTGTACCACGCAATTGCCATTTTGGATATTGAATTGTTGCTAATTCTGTAGTCTGAATAGTTGCTTTAAAAGCTTGTGGATAAAAAAGATTAATCTCAATTTGATCGTCTACAGGACTGTTCAATAATCGAGTGGAACGTATATCGTAAGTTGCAGAATTGGGTGCACCAAAGAGGCTCACAATTTGATCTGCCAAGTGAACCCCATGCCCAAATAGTGATCCGTCAATTTTACTACCAGTCAATTGCCCGTCATTTGGCCGATAATGGTCCATATGAACCTCAAGATCAACTAAACGACCAAGATACCCATTCTGAATGACTCGTTGGACTGTTAAAAAGTCACTATCAAATCGCCTACTTTGAAACGGCATTAAAAATAACTTTTTATCATAAGCAATATTGACCAAATCACGAGCTTCAATATCATTAGCAGCCATTGGCTTGTCAACCATAACATTTTTTCCAGCCAGTAATAATTGCTTCGTCAGCTTATAATGACTAGCTGAGGGCGTTACAACAACCACTAAGTCGATGGCTTCATCTTCAATAATATCATTAATATCTGTTGAAAATATAGTACCAGTAGCTTCTAACTCAGATTGATCTGACGGCCTTCTACCAAGTGTAGGTGTTACTATACGGCTCACGTGAAATTTATCTTGCCGTAACTTCAAGTAAGGTAAATGGTATCGATTGGTGCTTTTTCCAAAACCAACGTAAGCAATATTCAACATAATGACCTCCTACTTTCTAGTGACAAACTGTTATTCAATGATTCTACTTAATGACAATCTGTTCTAAATCACCCAATTCACTAATAAAGCGATGAATAACATTCAGTTGTGCATAACGATTATTTTTAACATCTGTATCCTCAGCGTTAACCATTGTAGCTTCAAAATAAGTTGAAATAGGAGATTGTAACCCAG
This window contains:
- the lepA gene encoding elongation factor 4; this translates as MTELNLNELKERQKHIRNFSIVAHIDHGKSTIADRILEQTHTVAERDMQNQLLDTMDLERERGITIKLNAVEVHYDAKDGETYIFHLIDTPGHVDFSYEVSRALAAAEGAILVVDASQGVEAQTLANVYLALDNDLEILPVINKIDLPAADAEKVRTEIEDVIGIDASEAVLASAKQGIGIPELLEKIVTDLPAPHGDIDAPLRALIFDSAYDAYRGVVVNMRVREGIVKPGDKVRMMNTGAEYEVTEVGVMSPNAQKRDYLMAGDVGYLTAAIKDIHTTHSGDTITLVNNPASEPLSGYHPMTPMVYSGLYPSDNAKYTDLREALEKLQLNDAALTFEPETSQALGFGYRVGFLGLLHMDVIQERLEREFDLDLVTTAPSVTYRVITNDEEIIEIENPSEMPDTPKVKSIEEPYVHAQIMVPNDYVGAVMELAQRKRGEFDTMEYLDDTRVNVKYYIPLSEIIFNFFDKLKSSTRGYASLDYELSSYRQSDLVKIDILLNSEKVDALSFIVHRDFAVERGRIITSKLKEIIPRQNFEIPVQAAIGAKILARTNIKAYRKDVTAKIHTGDPDRRAKLLDKQKRGKARMKSVGSVEVPQEAFMAVLKTEDDAQYARGN
- a CDS encoding hydroxymethylglutaryl-CoA synthase codes for the protein MSIGIDKLSFYTTEYVLDLVELARHRGVDPNKYTIGIGQDKQSVIPNYEDVVTMGANAAVKIIDDDDRQQIDLIIFATESGIDNSKSSALYVQKLLNLSEFSRTIEIKQACYAGTLGLMQARDYVANHSGKRVLVIASDIARYGLNTPGEVTQGGGAVAMIISESPHIAAINSDSVYMSRDVADFWRPIDRTEAIVDGHLSTDVYKEMFLILWQRYKEQSGRKITDFAGFAFHLPYTKMGKKAFDQIIDEADEITQKRLLNNLNASQKFSREVGNLYTGSVYLSLLSLLSYAQDLVAGEQLAIFSYGSGAEAELYSMTLQENFFKYVPAKDTKDELADRKKVSVDQYEQIFNSQLLDSHENVVSDYTDSDRFQFLGWKNGGRQYK
- the prmA gene encoding 50S ribosomal protein L11 methyltransferase translates to MMNNKWQAITVATNNYGIELVADILMSSGAEGVQIIDDISPVTVTAYFEDDASLPRIVSQIKEKLKNLMTLGVDASPATVTLNGVSQSDWENNWKQYYHATRITRHITVVPSWENFVAAQKNEYPIIMDPKLAFGTGVHETTRLMIQALETVVRGGESMIDVGTGSGVLSVAAKQLGVADILATDIDEMAVNVAKENLALNPVANDVTVIASDLLESITIDKPVDLIVANILADVIERLIPQTWSKLNQGGYFLVSGIYDDISGLIEQQLQQVGYKIFQHTTMGDWHAFIAKKDSK
- a CDS encoding oxidoreductase, which produces MLNIAYVGFGKSTNRYHLPYLKLRQDKFHVSRIVTPTLGRRPSDQSELEATGTIFSTDINDIIEDEAIDLVVVVTPSASHYKLTKQLLLAGKNVMVDKPMAANDIEARDLVNIAYDKKLFLMPFQSRRFDSDFLTVQRVIQNGYLGRLVDLEVHMDHYRPNDGQLTGSKIDGSLFGHGVHLADQIVSLFGAPNSATYDIRSTRLLNSPVDDQIEINLFYPQAFKATIQTTELATIQYPKWQLRGTQGTFIKYEVDEQENDLKTGVMPGDARFGVDTPQNYGHLVYYNQSGDRIDKYIPTIQGDYGRVYDSVYNTLVKGTPKLVSDESMITVMKILSAGLKEKGPHVVKFS
- a CDS encoding nucleoside 2-deoxyribosyltransferase, encoding MSKNVYLASPFFDKEQIDRVERVEKALAANKTLSSIFSPRKHQHEEFEMFGPEWRVATFNGDVEAIKQADVMVAVIDYVGQEVDPGTAWEFGYAVAKNIPVIVVKEKAGAVNLMMGMPLTAYITDISDLETYDFDTTPKIEFSGEIF
- a CDS encoding RsmE family RNA methyltransferase yields the protein MQRYFLNEPISDTIRLTANNDIFKHFGKVLRARVGSKAEFVSNNLEICLGEVILIDSEVIDIQVIDRYYSNVELPIDVTLIVSPLKNDRSDWFIQKATELGVKTIVFTSMQRTVADWQKQQEKKVKRFNKIAQAAAEQAHRLVIPEIIFATWQDTIKMPKNTGLVAWEESARDGESAALVAAISAVPAGEKIACVFGPEGGLTDNEITELRMRNFKLAGLGPRILRAETAPLYVMSAVSVLRELN
- a CDS encoding ATP-binding cassette domain-containing protein; the encoded protein is MITVSDMGFSFSGPKIYQDVNLKLTPGNTYGIIGANGAGKSTFLKLLQGELQPTEGTISIGDNERMSSLQQDHFAFDQFTVLDTVIQGHKRLYEVKTEMNAIYAKPDFNDEDGVRVADLGAEFEELDGWNAEVEAGQLLSKLGINDNFYDTLMSELTENDKVKVLLAQALFGNPDILILDEPTNGLDVQTINWLEDFLADFPNLVIVVSHDRHFLNAVSTNILDVDFGKITPFVGNYDFWRESSELAQRLASQQNAKKEEQIKQLQDFVARFSANASKSKQATARKKQLDKITLDDIKPSSRKYPFINFPMNRELGNDMVRVENVSKTIDGEKVLDNISFIGRPNDKIAILSRSDLATTTLMQIIAGTMAPDEGTVSWGVTTSQSYIAKDLNDNFDNQDVTILDWLRDFAEEDEKDNTSLRGMLGQMLFRGDDSLKQINVLSGGEKVRIVLAKMMLLKANVLLMDDPTNHLDLESIQSLNDAVIAFKGSIIMTSHDHEFLATTANHIVEVSPKGVVDRVDTTYDEFINNDSIQDKVNELY
- a CDS encoding zinc-binding alcohol dehydrogenase family protein, yielding MNLLDKIKNIWPFGQSHKIRAIGFEKSLLIDQPEAFVEKFIPRPQPDKDELLVKVLASSVNPVDTKMRANYDHDGVFRIVGFDAVGVVVDVGQDVQHFSAGDKVYYAGSQLKAGSNAELQVVHEALVGHAPASLNDEEIAAMPLTSITAYEILHDALCYDFEENSALGHTILIVNGAGGVGSVLIQLAKYIGMTVITTASRTESVTWVKSLGADYILDYHQDLNEQLRKIQHEKVDNIAILQDTDYYWPLATYVIKPFGRIASIVETTNPIDMGPLKNIGAQFSWVFMFAKGNYGVNMQSQGDALNLVAHLLDENKIKTTLSKTYHGLSVENIRAATKEVEAGRMIGKVVVKYDE
- a CDS encoding GTP-binding protein, encoding MPEETNTKRSRLARNLSQQSKPTHRKAIILTVCSVIFMLLVVSMTVARVVFNFDGISQETRVKTLQKDAAVALQFGLTGHSDDKRTKQVVHLTNKAWQAEIATSIGKAFKSSAKVANSVTFDGHHYQKKQVINDLSQQYVKTLQRDRSYKITKIKYDQYHNAKIQYQVTPIDLPAGQKKVQSYVEKELQKKSNEASKLSSEQLRLVEYAMIAEHWQSVLKDDMPTSATRNMTITMLYTHENFKPIYQVSKQTLNNILNSGLSE